The proteins below come from a single Balaenoptera musculus isolate JJ_BM4_2016_0621 chromosome 1, mBalMus1.pri.v3, whole genome shotgun sequence genomic window:
- the NEXN gene encoding nexilin isoform X6 has protein sequence MREQAAHQDFYGNLLLEPAAARGLVAAGAAAAAAPGLLTTPRRPEPASAHPGPSRVAGSRCKKLQSFIITPRPHRANMNDISQKAEIKEMLASDDEEDVSSKVEKAYVPKLTGTVKGKFAEMEKQRQEEQRKRTEEERKRRIEQDMLEKRKIQRELAKRAEQIEDINNTGTESASEEGDDSLLVTVVPVKSHKPSGKIKKNFEDLEKEQEEKERVKYEEDKRIRYEEQRRSLKEAKCLSLVMDDELESEAKKESLSPGKLKLTFEELERQRQENRRKQAEEEARKRLEEERRAFEEARRQMVNEEEENQDTENIFKGYRPGKLKLSFEEIERQRREDEKRKAEEEARRRIEEEKKAFAEARRSMVVDDDSPEMYKTISQESLTPGKLEINFEELLKQKMEEERRRTEEERKHKLEMEKQEFEQLRQEMGEEEEENETFELSREYEELIKLKRSGSIQAKNLKSKFEKIGQLSEKQIQKKIEEERARRRAIDLEIKEREAENFHEEEDVDIKPAKKSEAPFTHKVNMKARFERMAKAREEEEQRRIEEQKLLRMQFEQKEIDAALQKKREEEEEEEGSNMNGSTIEDEEQTRSGAPWFKKPLKNTSVVDSEPVRFTVKVTGEPKPEITWWFEGEILQDGEDYQYIERGETYCLYLPETFPEDEGEYMCKAVNNKGSAASTCILTIESKN, from the exons gtgcAAAAAATTACAAAGCTTCATAATCACCCCAAGACCACATAGAGCAAACATGAATGATATTTCCCAAAAGGCTGAG ATTAAAGAAATGCTTGCTTCTGATGATGAGGAAGATGTATCTTCTAAAGTAGAAAAGGCTTATGTCCCAAAGCTAACAG GAACTGTTAAAGGTAAATTTGCTGAAATGGAGAAACAAAGACAAGAGgaacaaaggaagagaacagaagaggaaCGAAAACGCAGAATTGAGCAGGATATGTTAGAAAAGAGGAAGATACAACGTGAATTAGCAAAAAGGGCTGAGCAG ATTGAGGACATAAACAATACGGGAACTGAATCAGCATCAGAG gaagGAGATGATTCACTGCTTGTAACAGTGGTACCTGTCAAATCACACAAaccatctggaaaaataaaaaagaatttcgaagatctagaaaaagaacaagaagaaaaggaaagggtcaAGTatgaagaagataaaagaataagATATGAAGAACAACGTCGATCTCTCAAGGAAGCAAAGTGTCTTTCATTGgtcatg GACGATGAACTGGAAAGTGAGGCAAAAAAAGAGTCACTTTCTCCTGGAAAATTGAAACTGACTTTTGAAGAATTGGAAAGGCAAAGACAAGAAAACCGAAGGAAGCAAGCTGAGGAGGAAGCAAGAAAACGTTTAGAAGAAGAGAGGCGTGCTTTTGAAGAAGCAAGGCGGCAAATG GTAAATGAAGAGGAGGAAAACCAAgacacagaaaacatttttaaagggtacCGCCCTGGTAAACTCAAACTCAgttttgaagaaatagaaagacaaaggagagaagatgaaaaaaggaaagcagaagaagaagccagaagaagaatagaggaagaaaagaaggcatTTGCTGAAGCAAGGAGAAGCATG gtaGTAGATGATGACTCCCCAGAGATGTATAAAACAATCTCTCAAGAATCTCTTACACCgggaaaactagaaattaattttgaagaattattaaaacaaaaaatggaagaagaaagacgACGAACAGAGGAGGAACGGAAGCATAAGCTAGAGATGGAAAAACAGGAATTTGAACAACTGAGACAAGAAATGGGAGAG gaagaagaagaaaatgaaaccttTGAACTGAGCAGGGAATATGAAGAATTAATCAAATTGAAAAGGAGTGGCTCTATTCAAGCTAAAAATCTGAAAAGCAAGTTTGAAAAAATTGGACAATTGtctgaaaaacaaatacagaaaaagataGAAGAAGAACGAGCAAGAAGAAGAGCAATTGACCTTGAAATTAAAGAGCGAGAAGCAGAAAACTTCCATGAG GAAGAAGATGTTGATATCAAGCCTGCAAAAAAAAGTGAGGCTCCATTTACTCATAAAGTGAATATGAAAGCTAGATTTGAACGAATGGCTAaggcaagagaagaagaagaacaaagaagaattGAAGAGCAAAAGTTATTACGCATGCAGTTTGAACAAAAGGAAATTGATGCAGCACTACAAAAG aaaagagaagaggaggaagaagaagagggtaGCAACATGAATGGCTCCACCATTGAAGATGAAGAGCAAACCAGATCAGGAGCTCCGTGGTTTAAGAAGCCTCTAAAAAACACATCGGTTGTAGACAGTGAGCCAGTTAGATTTACTGTTAAAGTAACAGGAGAACCCAAACCAGAAATTACATGGTGGTTTGAAGGAGAAATATTGCAGGATGGAGAAGACTATCAATATATTGAAAGAGGAGAAACTTACTGTCTTTATTTACCAGAAACCTTCCCAGAAGATGAAGGAGAGTATATGTGTAAAGCAGTGAACAATAAAGGCTCTGCAGCTAGTACCTGCATTCTTACCATTGAAAGTAAGAATTAA
- the NEXN gene encoding nexilin isoform X4, protein MREQAAHQDFYGNLLLEPAAARGLVAAGAAAAAAPGLLTTPRRPEPASAHPGPSRVAGSRCKKLQSFIITPRPHRANMNDISQKAELLLSSSKPVPKTYVPKLGKGDVKDKFEAMQRAREERNQRRSRNEKQRRKEQYIREREWNRKKQEIKEMLASDDEEDVSSKVEKAYVPKLTGTVKGKFAEMEKQRQEEQRKRTEEERKRRIEQDMLEKRKIQRELAKRAEQIEDINNTGTESASEEGDDSLLVTVVPVKSHKPSGKIKKNFEDLEKEQEEKERVKYEEDKRIRYEEQRRSLKEAKCLSLVMDDELESEAKKESLSPGKLKLTFEELERQRQENRRKQAEEEARKRLEEERRAFEEARRQMVVDDDSPEMYKTISQESLTPGKLEINFEELLKQKMEEERRRTEEERKHKLEMEKQEFEQLRQEMGEEEEENETFELSREYEELIKLKRSGSIQAKNLKSKFEKIGQLSEKQIQKKIEEERARRRAIDLEIKEREAENFHEEEDVDIKPAKKSEAPFTHKVNMKARFERMAKAREEEEQRRIEEQKLLRMQFEQKEIDAALQKKREEEEEEEGSNMNGSTIEDEEQTRSGAPWFKKPLKNTSVVDSEPVRFTVKVTGEPKPEITWWFEGEILQDGEDYQYIERGETYCLYLPETFPEDEGEYMCKAVNNKGSAASTCILTIETDDY, encoded by the exons gtgcAAAAAATTACAAAGCTTCATAATCACCCCAAGACCACATAGAGCAAACATGAATGATATTTCCCAAAAGGCTGAG CTTCTGCTTTCTTCATCTAAACCTGTACCAAAAACCTATGTGCCAAAACTTGGCAAGGGTGATGTAAAGGATAAGTTTGAAGCCATGCAGAGAGccagggaagaaagaaatcaaaggagatcTAGAAAcgaaaagcaaagaagaaaagaacaatatattagagagagagaatggaacagGAAAAAGCAGGag ATTAAAGAAATGCTTGCTTCTGATGATGAGGAAGATGTATCTTCTAAAGTAGAAAAGGCTTATGTCCCAAAGCTAACAG GAACTGTTAAAGGTAAATTTGCTGAAATGGAGAAACAAAGACAAGAGgaacaaaggaagagaacagaagaggaaCGAAAACGCAGAATTGAGCAGGATATGTTAGAAAAGAGGAAGATACAACGTGAATTAGCAAAAAGGGCTGAGCAG ATTGAGGACATAAACAATACGGGAACTGAATCAGCATCAGAG gaagGAGATGATTCACTGCTTGTAACAGTGGTACCTGTCAAATCACACAAaccatctggaaaaataaaaaagaatttcgaagatctagaaaaagaacaagaagaaaaggaaagggtcaAGTatgaagaagataaaagaataagATATGAAGAACAACGTCGATCTCTCAAGGAAGCAAAGTGTCTTTCATTGgtcatg GACGATGAACTGGAAAGTGAGGCAAAAAAAGAGTCACTTTCTCCTGGAAAATTGAAACTGACTTTTGAAGAATTGGAAAGGCAAAGACAAGAAAACCGAAGGAAGCAAGCTGAGGAGGAAGCAAGAAAACGTTTAGAAGAAGAGAGGCGTGCTTTTGAAGAAGCAAGGCGGCAAATG gtaGTAGATGATGACTCCCCAGAGATGTATAAAACAATCTCTCAAGAATCTCTTACACCgggaaaactagaaattaattttgaagaattattaaaacaaaaaatggaagaagaaagacgACGAACAGAGGAGGAACGGAAGCATAAGCTAGAGATGGAAAAACAGGAATTTGAACAACTGAGACAAGAAATGGGAGAG gaagaagaagaaaatgaaaccttTGAACTGAGCAGGGAATATGAAGAATTAATCAAATTGAAAAGGAGTGGCTCTATTCAAGCTAAAAATCTGAAAAGCAAGTTTGAAAAAATTGGACAATTGtctgaaaaacaaatacagaaaaagataGAAGAAGAACGAGCAAGAAGAAGAGCAATTGACCTTGAAATTAAAGAGCGAGAAGCAGAAAACTTCCATGAG GAAGAAGATGTTGATATCAAGCCTGCAAAAAAAAGTGAGGCTCCATTTACTCATAAAGTGAATATGAAAGCTAGATTTGAACGAATGGCTAaggcaagagaagaagaagaacaaagaagaattGAAGAGCAAAAGTTATTACGCATGCAGTTTGAACAAAAGGAAATTGATGCAGCACTACAAAAG aaaagagaagaggaggaagaagaagagggtaGCAACATGAATGGCTCCACCATTGAAGATGAAGAGCAAACCAGATCAGGAGCTCCGTGGTTTAAGAAGCCTCTAAAAAACACATCGGTTGTAGACAGTGAGCCAGTTAGATTTACTGTTAAAGTAACAGGAGAACCCAAACCAGAAATTACATGGTGGTTTGAAGGAGAAATATTGCAGGATGGAGAAGACTATCAATATATTGAAAGAGGAGAAACTTACTGTCTTTATTTACCAGAAACCTTCCCAGAAGATGAAGGAGAGTATATGTGTAAAGCAGTGAACAATAAAGGCTCTGCAGCTAGTACCTGCATTCTTACCATTGAAA cTGACGACTACTag
- the NEXN gene encoding nexilin isoform X1 → MREQAAHQDFYGNLLLEPAAARGLVAAGAAAAAAPGLLTTPRRPEPASAHPGPSRVAGSRCKKLQSFIITPRPHRANMNDISQKAELLLSSSKPVPKTYVPKLGKGDVKDKFEAMQRAREERNQRRSRNEKQRRKEQYIREREWNRKKQEIKEMLASDDEEDVSSKVEKAYVPKLTGTVKGKFAEMEKQRQEEQRKRTEEERKRRIEQDMLEKRKIQRELAKRAEQIEDINNTGTESASEEGDDSLLVTVVPVKSHKPSGKIKKNFEDLEKEQEEKERVKYEEDKRIRYEEQRRSLKEAKCLSLVMDDELESEAKKESLSPGKLKLTFEELERQRQENRRKQAEEEARKRLEEERRAFEEARRQMVNEEEENQDTENIFKGYRPGKLKLSFEEIERQRREDEKRKAEEEARRRIEEEKKAFAEARRSMVVDDDSPEMYKTISQESLTPGKLEINFEELLKQKMEEERRRTEEERKHKLEMEKQEFEQLRQEMGEEEEENETFELSREYEELIKLKRSGSIQAKNLKSKFEKIGQLSEKQIQKKIEEERARRRAIDLEIKEREAENFHEEEDVDIKPAKKSEAPFTHKVNMKARFERMAKAREEEEQRRIEEQKLLRMQFEQKEIDAALQKKREEEEEEEGSNMNGSTIEDEEQTRSGAPWFKKPLKNTSVVDSEPVRFTVKVTGEPKPEITWWFEGEILQDGEDYQYIERGETYCLYLPETFPEDEGEYMCKAVNNKGSAASTCILTIETDDY, encoded by the exons gtgcAAAAAATTACAAAGCTTCATAATCACCCCAAGACCACATAGAGCAAACATGAATGATATTTCCCAAAAGGCTGAG CTTCTGCTTTCTTCATCTAAACCTGTACCAAAAACCTATGTGCCAAAACTTGGCAAGGGTGATGTAAAGGATAAGTTTGAAGCCATGCAGAGAGccagggaagaaagaaatcaaaggagatcTAGAAAcgaaaagcaaagaagaaaagaacaatatattagagagagagaatggaacagGAAAAAGCAGGag ATTAAAGAAATGCTTGCTTCTGATGATGAGGAAGATGTATCTTCTAAAGTAGAAAAGGCTTATGTCCCAAAGCTAACAG GAACTGTTAAAGGTAAATTTGCTGAAATGGAGAAACAAAGACAAGAGgaacaaaggaagagaacagaagaggaaCGAAAACGCAGAATTGAGCAGGATATGTTAGAAAAGAGGAAGATACAACGTGAATTAGCAAAAAGGGCTGAGCAG ATTGAGGACATAAACAATACGGGAACTGAATCAGCATCAGAG gaagGAGATGATTCACTGCTTGTAACAGTGGTACCTGTCAAATCACACAAaccatctggaaaaataaaaaagaatttcgaagatctagaaaaagaacaagaagaaaaggaaagggtcaAGTatgaagaagataaaagaataagATATGAAGAACAACGTCGATCTCTCAAGGAAGCAAAGTGTCTTTCATTGgtcatg GACGATGAACTGGAAAGTGAGGCAAAAAAAGAGTCACTTTCTCCTGGAAAATTGAAACTGACTTTTGAAGAATTGGAAAGGCAAAGACAAGAAAACCGAAGGAAGCAAGCTGAGGAGGAAGCAAGAAAACGTTTAGAAGAAGAGAGGCGTGCTTTTGAAGAAGCAAGGCGGCAAATG GTAAATGAAGAGGAGGAAAACCAAgacacagaaaacatttttaaagggtacCGCCCTGGTAAACTCAAACTCAgttttgaagaaatagaaagacaaaggagagaagatgaaaaaaggaaagcagaagaagaagccagaagaagaatagaggaagaaaagaaggcatTTGCTGAAGCAAGGAGAAGCATG gtaGTAGATGATGACTCCCCAGAGATGTATAAAACAATCTCTCAAGAATCTCTTACACCgggaaaactagaaattaattttgaagaattattaaaacaaaaaatggaagaagaaagacgACGAACAGAGGAGGAACGGAAGCATAAGCTAGAGATGGAAAAACAGGAATTTGAACAACTGAGACAAGAAATGGGAGAG gaagaagaagaaaatgaaaccttTGAACTGAGCAGGGAATATGAAGAATTAATCAAATTGAAAAGGAGTGGCTCTATTCAAGCTAAAAATCTGAAAAGCAAGTTTGAAAAAATTGGACAATTGtctgaaaaacaaatacagaaaaagataGAAGAAGAACGAGCAAGAAGAAGAGCAATTGACCTTGAAATTAAAGAGCGAGAAGCAGAAAACTTCCATGAG GAAGAAGATGTTGATATCAAGCCTGCAAAAAAAAGTGAGGCTCCATTTACTCATAAAGTGAATATGAAAGCTAGATTTGAACGAATGGCTAaggcaagagaagaagaagaacaaagaagaattGAAGAGCAAAAGTTATTACGCATGCAGTTTGAACAAAAGGAAATTGATGCAGCACTACAAAAG aaaagagaagaggaggaagaagaagagggtaGCAACATGAATGGCTCCACCATTGAAGATGAAGAGCAAACCAGATCAGGAGCTCCGTGGTTTAAGAAGCCTCTAAAAAACACATCGGTTGTAGACAGTGAGCCAGTTAGATTTACTGTTAAAGTAACAGGAGAACCCAAACCAGAAATTACATGGTGGTTTGAAGGAGAAATATTGCAGGATGGAGAAGACTATCAATATATTGAAAGAGGAGAAACTTACTGTCTTTATTTACCAGAAACCTTCCCAGAAGATGAAGGAGAGTATATGTGTAAAGCAGTGAACAATAAAGGCTCTGCAGCTAGTACCTGCATTCTTACCATTGAAA cTGACGACTACTag
- the NEXN gene encoding nexilin isoform X3, with amino-acid sequence MREQAAHQDFYGNLLLEPAAARGLVAAGAAAAAAPGLLTTPRRPEPASAHPGPSRVAGSRCKKLQSFIITPRPHRANMNDISQKAELLLSSSKPVPKTYVPKLGKGDVKDKFEAMQRAREERNQRRSRNEKQRRKEQYIREREWNRKKQEIKEMLASDDEEDVSSKVEKAYVPKLTGTVKGKFAEMEKQRQEEQRKRTEEERKRRIEQDMLEKRKIQRELAKRAEQEGDDSLLVTVVPVKSHKPSGKIKKNFEDLEKEQEEKERVKYEEDKRIRYEEQRRSLKEAKCLSLVMDDELESEAKKESLSPGKLKLTFEELERQRQENRRKQAEEEARKRLEEERRAFEEARRQMVNEEEENQDTENIFKGYRPGKLKLSFEEIERQRREDEKRKAEEEARRRIEEEKKAFAEARRSMVVDDDSPEMYKTISQESLTPGKLEINFEELLKQKMEEERRRTEEERKHKLEMEKQEFEQLRQEMGEEEEENETFELSREYEELIKLKRSGSIQAKNLKSKFEKIGQLSEKQIQKKIEEERARRRAIDLEIKEREAENFHEEEDVDIKPAKKSEAPFTHKVNMKARFERMAKAREEEEQRRIEEQKLLRMQFEQKEIDAALQKKREEEEEEEGSNMNGSTIEDEEQTRSGAPWFKKPLKNTSVVDSEPVRFTVKVTGEPKPEITWWFEGEILQDGEDYQYIERGETYCLYLPETFPEDEGEYMCKAVNNKGSAASTCILTIETDDY; translated from the exons gtgcAAAAAATTACAAAGCTTCATAATCACCCCAAGACCACATAGAGCAAACATGAATGATATTTCCCAAAAGGCTGAG CTTCTGCTTTCTTCATCTAAACCTGTACCAAAAACCTATGTGCCAAAACTTGGCAAGGGTGATGTAAAGGATAAGTTTGAAGCCATGCAGAGAGccagggaagaaagaaatcaaaggagatcTAGAAAcgaaaagcaaagaagaaaagaacaatatattagagagagagaatggaacagGAAAAAGCAGGag ATTAAAGAAATGCTTGCTTCTGATGATGAGGAAGATGTATCTTCTAAAGTAGAAAAGGCTTATGTCCCAAAGCTAACAG GAACTGTTAAAGGTAAATTTGCTGAAATGGAGAAACAAAGACAAGAGgaacaaaggaagagaacagaagaggaaCGAAAACGCAGAATTGAGCAGGATATGTTAGAAAAGAGGAAGATACAACGTGAATTAGCAAAAAGGGCTGAGCAG gaagGAGATGATTCACTGCTTGTAACAGTGGTACCTGTCAAATCACACAAaccatctggaaaaataaaaaagaatttcgaagatctagaaaaagaacaagaagaaaaggaaagggtcaAGTatgaagaagataaaagaataagATATGAAGAACAACGTCGATCTCTCAAGGAAGCAAAGTGTCTTTCATTGgtcatg GACGATGAACTGGAAAGTGAGGCAAAAAAAGAGTCACTTTCTCCTGGAAAATTGAAACTGACTTTTGAAGAATTGGAAAGGCAAAGACAAGAAAACCGAAGGAAGCAAGCTGAGGAGGAAGCAAGAAAACGTTTAGAAGAAGAGAGGCGTGCTTTTGAAGAAGCAAGGCGGCAAATG GTAAATGAAGAGGAGGAAAACCAAgacacagaaaacatttttaaagggtacCGCCCTGGTAAACTCAAACTCAgttttgaagaaatagaaagacaaaggagagaagatgaaaaaaggaaagcagaagaagaagccagaagaagaatagaggaagaaaagaaggcatTTGCTGAAGCAAGGAGAAGCATG gtaGTAGATGATGACTCCCCAGAGATGTATAAAACAATCTCTCAAGAATCTCTTACACCgggaaaactagaaattaattttgaagaattattaaaacaaaaaatggaagaagaaagacgACGAACAGAGGAGGAACGGAAGCATAAGCTAGAGATGGAAAAACAGGAATTTGAACAACTGAGACAAGAAATGGGAGAG gaagaagaagaaaatgaaaccttTGAACTGAGCAGGGAATATGAAGAATTAATCAAATTGAAAAGGAGTGGCTCTATTCAAGCTAAAAATCTGAAAAGCAAGTTTGAAAAAATTGGACAATTGtctgaaaaacaaatacagaaaaagataGAAGAAGAACGAGCAAGAAGAAGAGCAATTGACCTTGAAATTAAAGAGCGAGAAGCAGAAAACTTCCATGAG GAAGAAGATGTTGATATCAAGCCTGCAAAAAAAAGTGAGGCTCCATTTACTCATAAAGTGAATATGAAAGCTAGATTTGAACGAATGGCTAaggcaagagaagaagaagaacaaagaagaattGAAGAGCAAAAGTTATTACGCATGCAGTTTGAACAAAAGGAAATTGATGCAGCACTACAAAAG aaaagagaagaggaggaagaagaagagggtaGCAACATGAATGGCTCCACCATTGAAGATGAAGAGCAAACCAGATCAGGAGCTCCGTGGTTTAAGAAGCCTCTAAAAAACACATCGGTTGTAGACAGTGAGCCAGTTAGATTTACTGTTAAAGTAACAGGAGAACCCAAACCAGAAATTACATGGTGGTTTGAAGGAGAAATATTGCAGGATGGAGAAGACTATCAATATATTGAAAGAGGAGAAACTTACTGTCTTTATTTACCAGAAACCTTCCCAGAAGATGAAGGAGAGTATATGTGTAAAGCAGTGAACAATAAAGGCTCTGCAGCTAGTACCTGCATTCTTACCATTGAAA cTGACGACTACTag
- the NEXN gene encoding nexilin isoform X8 — protein sequence MREQAAHQDFYGNLLLEPAAARGLVAAGAAAAAAPGLLTTPRRPEPASAHPGPSRVAGSRCKKLQSFIITPRPHRANMNDISQKAELLLSSSKPVPKTYVPKLGKGDVKDKFEAMQRAREERNQRRSRNEKQRRKEQYIREREWNRKKQEIKEMLASDDEEDVSSKVEKAYVPKLTGTVKGKFAEMEKQRQEEQRKRTEEERKRRIEQDMLEKRKIQRELAKRAEQEGDDSLLVTVVPVKSHKPSGKIKKNFEDLEKEQEEKERVKYEEDKRIRYEEQRRSLKEAKCLSLVMDDELESEAKKESLSPGKLKLTFEELERQRQENRRKQAEEEARKRLEEERRAFEEARRQMVVDDDSPEMYKTISQESLTPGKLEINFEELLKQKMEEERRRTEEERKHKLEMEKQEFEQLRQEMGEEEEENETFELSREYEELIKLKRSGSIQAKNLKSKFEKIGQLSEKQIQKKIEEERARRRAIDLEIKEREAENFHEEEDVDIKPAKKSEAPFTHKVNMKARFERMAKAREEEEQRRIEEQKLLRMQFEQKEIDAALQKKREEEEEEEGSNMNGSTIEDEEQTRSGAPWFKKPLKNTSVVDSEPVRFTVKVTGEPKPEITWWFEGEILQDGEDYQYIERGETYCLYLPETFPEDEGEYMCKAVNNKGSAASTCILTIETDDY from the exons gtgcAAAAAATTACAAAGCTTCATAATCACCCCAAGACCACATAGAGCAAACATGAATGATATTTCCCAAAAGGCTGAG CTTCTGCTTTCTTCATCTAAACCTGTACCAAAAACCTATGTGCCAAAACTTGGCAAGGGTGATGTAAAGGATAAGTTTGAAGCCATGCAGAGAGccagggaagaaagaaatcaaaggagatcTAGAAAcgaaaagcaaagaagaaaagaacaatatattagagagagagaatggaacagGAAAAAGCAGGag ATTAAAGAAATGCTTGCTTCTGATGATGAGGAAGATGTATCTTCTAAAGTAGAAAAGGCTTATGTCCCAAAGCTAACAG GAACTGTTAAAGGTAAATTTGCTGAAATGGAGAAACAAAGACAAGAGgaacaaaggaagagaacagaagaggaaCGAAAACGCAGAATTGAGCAGGATATGTTAGAAAAGAGGAAGATACAACGTGAATTAGCAAAAAGGGCTGAGCAG gaagGAGATGATTCACTGCTTGTAACAGTGGTACCTGTCAAATCACACAAaccatctggaaaaataaaaaagaatttcgaagatctagaaaaagaacaagaagaaaaggaaagggtcaAGTatgaagaagataaaagaataagATATGAAGAACAACGTCGATCTCTCAAGGAAGCAAAGTGTCTTTCATTGgtcatg GACGATGAACTGGAAAGTGAGGCAAAAAAAGAGTCACTTTCTCCTGGAAAATTGAAACTGACTTTTGAAGAATTGGAAAGGCAAAGACAAGAAAACCGAAGGAAGCAAGCTGAGGAGGAAGCAAGAAAACGTTTAGAAGAAGAGAGGCGTGCTTTTGAAGAAGCAAGGCGGCAAATG gtaGTAGATGATGACTCCCCAGAGATGTATAAAACAATCTCTCAAGAATCTCTTACACCgggaaaactagaaattaattttgaagaattattaaaacaaaaaatggaagaagaaagacgACGAACAGAGGAGGAACGGAAGCATAAGCTAGAGATGGAAAAACAGGAATTTGAACAACTGAGACAAGAAATGGGAGAG gaagaagaagaaaatgaaaccttTGAACTGAGCAGGGAATATGAAGAATTAATCAAATTGAAAAGGAGTGGCTCTATTCAAGCTAAAAATCTGAAAAGCAAGTTTGAAAAAATTGGACAATTGtctgaaaaacaaatacagaaaaagataGAAGAAGAACGAGCAAGAAGAAGAGCAATTGACCTTGAAATTAAAGAGCGAGAAGCAGAAAACTTCCATGAG GAAGAAGATGTTGATATCAAGCCTGCAAAAAAAAGTGAGGCTCCATTTACTCATAAAGTGAATATGAAAGCTAGATTTGAACGAATGGCTAaggcaagagaagaagaagaacaaagaagaattGAAGAGCAAAAGTTATTACGCATGCAGTTTGAACAAAAGGAAATTGATGCAGCACTACAAAAG aaaagagaagaggaggaagaagaagagggtaGCAACATGAATGGCTCCACCATTGAAGATGAAGAGCAAACCAGATCAGGAGCTCCGTGGTTTAAGAAGCCTCTAAAAAACACATCGGTTGTAGACAGTGAGCCAGTTAGATTTACTGTTAAAGTAACAGGAGAACCCAAACCAGAAATTACATGGTGGTTTGAAGGAGAAATATTGCAGGATGGAGAAGACTATCAATATATTGAAAGAGGAGAAACTTACTGTCTTTATTTACCAGAAACCTTCCCAGAAGATGAAGGAGAGTATATGTGTAAAGCAGTGAACAATAAAGGCTCTGCAGCTAGTACCTGCATTCTTACCATTGAAA cTGACGACTACTag